One Deltaproteobacteria bacterium genomic region harbors:
- a CDS encoding AAA family ATPase produces the protein MQRVTALVRRVAVTDATVLITGESGTGKEVVARMIHSLSPRANSPLLPINCAAIPHELLESELFGHTRGAAHAARAGMFQLANGGTIFLDEIGEIPLTLQPKLLRVLQDGEVRPVGADHAIAVNARVIAATNKDLTKETELGTFREDLFYRLQVIPLHLPPLRSRRSDIPLLVSHFLERANRKYGTTAKISHEANVYLWEYDWPGNIRELENVVERLVVLCEDNHIGLADLPANIASFASDKKTPQPSLSNKDLDLHAALRNFEERLIDEALRLSDGNKAMAARMLKLKRTTLVAKLRNRSLRKEQDEDAWNCAQP, from the coding sequence ATGCAAAGAGTTACGGCCCTGGTCCGGCGCGTCGCGGTCACCGATGCCACGGTGTTGATCACCGGCGAGAGCGGCACCGGCAAAGAAGTGGTCGCGCGCATGATCCACAGCTTGAGCCCGCGCGCCAATAGTCCGCTGCTGCCGATCAATTGCGCCGCGATTCCCCACGAGCTGCTCGAGAGCGAACTGTTTGGCCACACCCGCGGCGCCGCCCACGCGGCGCGCGCCGGCATGTTTCAGCTCGCCAACGGCGGCACGATTTTTCTCGACGAAATCGGCGAAATTCCTTTGACGCTGCAACCCAAGCTCTTGCGCGTGCTGCAAGATGGCGAAGTCCGGCCGGTCGGCGCCGATCACGCCATCGCGGTCAACGCCCGGGTCATCGCCGCGACCAACAAAGATCTCACCAAGGAAACCGAGCTCGGCACCTTCCGCGAAGATTTATTTTATCGTCTTCAAGTTATCCCCTTGCATCTGCCGCCGCTCCGCTCGCGACGCTCCGACATCCCGCTGCTGGTCAGCCACTTCTTGGAGCGGGCGAACCGGAAATACGGCACCACCGCCAAGATCTCGCACGAAGCCAATGTCTATCTTTGGGAATACGACTGGCCGGGCAACATCCGCGAGCTGGAAAACGTCGTCGAGCGGCTGGTCGTGTTATGCGAGGACAACCACATCGGCTTGGCGGACTTGCCCGCGAATATCGCCAGCTTCGCTTCCGATAAAAAAACTCCTCAGCCCTCGCTCAGCAACAAAGACTTGGATTTACATGCGGCGCTGCGCAATTTCGAGGAGCGGCTGATCGACGAAGCTTTGCGCCTGTCGGATGGCAACAAAGCGATGGCGGCGCGCATGCTCAAGCTCAAGCGCACCACCTTGGTCGCCAAGTTACGCAACCGCTCACTGAGAAAGGAACAAGACGAAGATGCGTGGAACTGCGCCCAACCCTAA
- a CDS encoding response regulator, with protein sequence MRGTAPNPNPSLPFTILIVDDNRDFVDLIKHLLNHHGFDAVCAYSGAECLEIIRQQNIDLVILDVMMPKMDGLSVCRELKSIAPDLPVFLLTAKDDLATRAAAMEFGASDFLTKPVNIEDFLTRVRTQCHISHWDKNLATTLGTTG encoded by the coding sequence ATGCGTGGAACTGCGCCCAACCCTAACCCGTCCCTGCCCTTTACGATCTTGATCGTCGATGACAATCGCGACTTCGTCGATCTGATCAAGCACTTGCTCAACCATCATGGCTTTGACGCCGTGTGCGCCTACAGCGGCGCCGAATGTTTGGAAATCATCCGCCAGCAAAATATCGATCTGGTGATTTTGGACGTGATGATGCCGAAGATGGACGGACTGTCGGTGTGCCGCGAACTCAAATCCATCGCCCCGGACTTGCCGGTATTTTTACTGACGGCCAAAGACGATCTCGCAACCCGCGCCGCCGCCATGGAGTTCGGCGCCAGCGACTTTCTCACCAAGCCGGTCAACATCGAAGATTTTCTCACCAGGGTGCGCACCCAGTGCCATATCTCCCATTGGGATAAAAATCTCGCCACCACTCTCGGCACCACCGGTTAG